In Sander lucioperca isolate FBNREF2018 chromosome 21, SLUC_FBN_1.2, whole genome shotgun sequence, the following proteins share a genomic window:
- the sstr3 gene encoding somatostatin receptor type 5, with translation MMDEMWENGSFASPSPGLPLFLLMFNDSDLNETLSNSTNSSIPVVSLGPSVAGVLLPLIYIIVCIIGLGGNTLVIHIVLHYSKIESVTNIYILNLAIADELFMLSLPFLAVQNTLQSWPFGSFMCRLVMTVDSINQFTSIFCLTVMSIDRYLAVVHPIRSSKWRRPQVAKVVNGTVWALSFLVILPVVIFANIQKTGGTCNIAWPKPANIWRAAFIIYTSTVGFFCPLLIICLCYLLIVFKVRSSGKKVHATSTKRRKSERKVTRLVVIVVAVFVFCWLPFYALNILNLLVSLPSEYQGFYYFVVVLGYANSCANPIVYAFMSDNFKRGFRKALCRSTRKVENHEPMELQQQQQREGRSALKPRESLRRVFKDEEEYDEEDVSEMTEIYRIAQNGNSSFQPQSLQPLLSEKGATPGAMELSSPDRKNKSGDVKGKDPANGSTLTVPLLLNGTKNGSIKTLPEENLEQSTSLEISYL, from the coding sequence ATGATGGATGAGATGTGGGAGAACGGCAGCTTCGCCAGCCCCTCGCCCGGACTCCCTCTGTTTCTGCTCATGTTTAACGACAGCGATCTGAACGAGACGCTGTCCAACTCCACTAACTCCAGCATCCCAGTTGTCTCCTTAGGTCCTAGCGTGGCAGGGGTCCTCCTACCACTCATATATATAATCGTGTGTATCATTGGCCTGGGCGGAAACACTTTGGTCATTCACATTGTGCTGCACTACTCAAAGATAGAGTCAGTGACCAACATCTACATCCTCAACTTAGCTATCGCTGATGAGCTCTTCATGCTCAGTCTGCCTTTCCTGGCGGTTCAGAACACCCTCCAGTCGTGGCCATTTGGCTCCTTCATGTGCCGTCTGGTCATGACTGTCGACTCCATCAACCAGTTCACCAGCATCTTCTGCCTGACTGTGATGAGTATCGATCGCTACCTTGCTGTAGTCCACCCCATTCGGTCTTCAAAGTGGCGGCGCCCTCAGGTGGCCAAAGTTGTGAATGGCACCGTCTGGGCTCTGTCCTTTCTTGTTATTCTGCCTGTGGTGATCTTTGCCAACATCCAGAAGACAGGAGGTACCTGTAACATCGCCTGGCCAAAGCCGGCTAACATATGGCGGGCGGCTTTCATTATTTACACCTCCACGGTTGGATTTTTCTGCCCTCTTCTTATCATCTGCCTCTGCTATCTGCTTATCGTCTTCAAGGTCCGCAGCTCGGGTAAAAAAGTCCACGCCACCTCCACCAAGCGCAGGAAGTCGGAGAGAAAAGTGACGCGCTTGGTTGTGATTGTTGTTGCCGTGTTTGTCTTCTGTTGGCTGCCTTTCTACGCCCTCAACATCCTCAACTTGCTGGTTTCACTGCCCTCAGAGTACCAGGGTTTTTACTATTTTGTTGTAGTGCTCGGCTACGCTAACAGCTGCGCCAACCCCATCGTCTATGCCTTCATGTCAGACAACTTCAAGAGGGGTTTCCGGAAAGCCCTCTGCCGCTCCACGAGGAAGGTGGAGAACCATGAGCCCATGgagctccagcagcagcagcagagggaggGCAGGTCAGCACTCAAGCCCAGAGAAAGCCTGAGACGGGTATTCAAGGATGAAGAGGAGTACGACGAGGAAGACGTCTCGGAAATGACTGAGATCTACAGAATCGCCCAAAATGGCAACAGCAGCTTCCAGCCGCAGAGCTTGCAGCCACTGTTGTCCGAGAAAGGAGCGACTCCAGGAGCAATGGAGCTGTCGTCCCCAGACAGGAAGAACAAATCTGGGGACGTGAAAGGGAAAGATCCAGCCAACGGGTCAACACTGACTGTACCGTTGCTTCTCAATGGAACCAAAAATGGGAGCATTAAAACTCTGCCAGAGGAGAACTTGGAACAGAGCACCTCACTTGAGATAAGTTACTTATAG